The stretch of DNA CGGGCGGACCGTGCCGGCCGGACGACGGGCGTAGACCGGCACCGAGCAGACCGAGCTGTCGGCGACGCTGTACTCGATGAAGCCGTCCGAGGGGGACACTGCGCTGAGCTTCATGCTGCCCTTGCTCAGCAGCTGGTCGGCGATCGGGGCGAAGGTGAAGGCCGGCGGGAGCTGCACCCAGAAGCTGTTCGAGACCGGAAGAGCCGCTGCATACACGCCGTTGCCGTCCTGCGACGCCGAGACCGTGCACTTGCCCTGCGATACCAGCGTGACGACGCTGCCGCTGACAGTGCACACGCCCGTGGTCTGAGAGCTGTAGGCGACCGGCAAGGCGGAGTCCGCGCTCGCGTTCAAGGTGACGGTGTGGACGCTGAGAGCCGTGTCCTGGATCCCCGGAAAGGTGATCGCCTGGTTCTGGAGCGCCGGGACGAGCTGGACCTCACCGCTGCACAGCGGGGTGCTGCTCTCGCTGACCGACGGGGTGGGGTAAGGGAAGACTCGGAAGCCGACCGACGGGGCCGTGGCGCCCCCGAGTATCTGCAACAGATCGTAGGACCACTCGCTTGAGCCGTTCCCGGGCAGCAGCCACGGGCCAGGGTTCTCGATGAGGTGCCCGCCGACCGTCATCATTCCCGAGTAGTTGGTGACGTCGGGGTCGCCTGTGATGGTGAGGGTAGTTGTCTCACCGGGCCGGATCGATGCAGGCGAGAACGTCATCTGGCACGCGGGGGTCACCGCATGGGCCGCGGCGACCGGCACGGCGAGCGAGAGGCCCGTGGCGGCGATGCAGCCGGCCAGGGCGACGCCGACACGTCGGCGCAACGAGGTGGTGATGCGGGGCATGGAGACTCTTCTGTAGGAGGACCGGGGAACTGCCGTCCACGGAGACACTCCGGACCTGACGGCGCAGGACTCTCCATCGGCGCCTGGCGGCGAGCAGTGAGAAAAAGAACGGCATTCTCTTTACCGTCGCGTCACCCGCGCTGGGCCTCGGTGCACTCAGTGCTCCAGCCCGAGGCGGCCCATCCGCTCGATGTGACGTCGCGTGATCCGCCCGAAGATCTCGGCGATGGAGGCGAGGTCCAGGCTGTCGATGACCCCACCGGCGAGCACCTCGGAGAGGGTCTCTCGCTCGGCCGCGACGTGCTGGGTCTGGGTCAGTGCCTCTCCCATGATCCGGCGCCCCCACAGCGCCAGCCGGCCCGCGATGAGGTGGTCGGCCTCGATGCCCGCACGCACCCGCTCGACGACGAACTCGCTGCGCTCCTCGGCCAGGGTGGAGGCGATGATCGAGCGGGTGTGCTCGTCGAGATGCACCGCGAACTCGCGATAGAAGTCGCGCACCAGATTGTCGCCGACGTACGCCTTGACCAGGGACTCCCACCAGTCGGCCGGTGCGGTGTAGGCGTGGAAGGCGTCGATCGGCGCCCGGAACGGCGCCATCGCCTCGTAGGGGTCGGCGTCGAGCTGGCGCAGCCCGTCCAGGATCGGCTGGACCTGCGCGAACTGCACCTGGGCGAGCTGCAGCAGCTCCAGCTTGTCGGCCAGGGACGGGGCGCGACCGGCGTCCTCGGTGAGGCGCTCGCATGCGGAGATCTCGCCGTACCCGATGGCGCCGAGCAGATCGACGATGGCGGCACGGTAGTGCGGGTCGGTCAGGTCGGGAGCCACGGATGCAACCACGGCAGCACCCTACCGATAGACTCAGACACTGTATGTGCGCGGCACTGCGCTTTCCCTGACTGGTTGAGACGACCTGGTTGAGAGTCAGAGCCGCTCCCCTCAAGCGAAAGCGACATCTGAACACCATGACCACCTTCCGTGACCTCGGCGTCATGCCGGAGATCTGCGACGCGCTCGAGAGCAAGGGCATCGTCGAGCCGTTCGCCATCCAGGAGATGACCCTCTCGGTGGCCCTCCAGGGCACCGACCTGATCGGTCAGGCGCGCACCGGCACCGGCAAGACGCTCGCCTTCGGCATCCCCGTCGTCCAGCGCAGCGTCTCCCCCACCGACCCGGACTACGTCGACCTCCCGCAGGGCAAGCCGCAGGCGCTGATCGTGGCGCCGACCCGCGAGCTGGCGCTGCAGGTGTACGGCGACATCACGCTCGCCTGCTCGCACCGCGGCCTGCGCACCGTGGCCGTCTACGGCGGCGTCGGATACGAGCCGCAGATCGAGGCGATGGAGACCGGCGTCGACATCGTCATCGGTACGCCGGGACGGCTCATCGACCTGGCCAACCGCAAGGTCCTCGACCTGTCCCACGTGCACGCGCTGGTCCTCGACGAGGCCGACGAGATGCTCGACCTCGGCTTCCTCCCCGACGTGGAGAAGCTGCTCAGCCTCACCCCCGAGACCCGCCAGACGATGCTCTTCTCGGCCACCATGCCGGGTGCGATCGTGGCACTGGCGCGCACCCACATGCGCCACCCGATGAACATCCGCGCCGAGTCGTCGTACGAGAACGCCACCGTTCCGGCGACCGCGCAGTTCGTCTATCAGGCCCACGACCTCGACAAGCCGGAGATGATCGGCCGCATCCTGGTCGGTTCCGAGGGTGTCGACAAGGTGGTCGTCTTCGCCCGCACCAAGCGGCAGGCGCAGCGGGTCGCCGACGATCTGACCGATCGCGGCTTCAACGCCGGTGCGCTGCACGGCGACATGGCGCAGGTGGCCCGCGAGAAGACCATGCAGCGCTTCCGCGACGGCAAGGTGCAGATCCTGGTGTGCACCGACGTGGCGGCGCGCGGCATCGATGTGACAGGCGTCAGCCACGTCATCAACTACACGACGCCCGACGACGAGAAGACCTACGTGCACCGCATCGGCCGCACCGGCCGGGCCGGCGCCTCCGGCATCGCCGTCACGCTGGTCGACTGGGCCGACGTGCACAAGTGGAAGATGATCAACAAGGCCCTCGACCTGCCCTTCGACACCATCGTGGAGACCTACTCCTCCTCGGAGCACTTCCTGCACGACATGGGCATTCCGAAGGGGACGAAGGGTCGGCTCAAGAAGGCCGAGTCCGCTCCGAAGGCCGAGCGACCGGCGAGCAAGGACGGCGAGCGCGCCGAGCGCGCGCCGCGCAACCGCTCGCGCAGCCGGACCCGCTCGCGGGGCGGTGAGGTCGTCAGTGGTACGCCGGACGCCGCCGCGTCGAGCGACTCAGCCGTCGCGGACGGCGCCGTCGCGGATGGTGTCTACGCCGGCGCCGGCGAGGGTGATGCGAAGCCCGCCCGCGCCCGTCGCCGCCGCCGTCGCCCCTCCGGCACGAAGCCGGCCGGCGAGGCTGCTCCCGCCGCGGAGTGATCGACTAGGGCCTCCGTCCGCGTTCATTCGGGCCTCCGTCCGCGTTCATTCGGGCCTCCGTCCGCGTTCATTCGGGCCTGCGTCCGCGTTCACTCGGGCCTGCGTTCCGCCACTAGGGACGCAGGCCCGACTCGACCCGGACGCAGGCCCGACTCAACCCGGACGCAGGCCCGACTCAACTCAGGCGACGACGACTACCTCAGTGCCCACCGAGGCGAAGTCCCACATCGCGATCGCGTCCGACGTCTTCTGCCGGATGCAGCCGTGCGAGAGGCGCTGGCCGAGCTGGGCGACGGTCTGCAGTGGCTTGCCACCCTTGGTCGGGATGGTGTGGAAGCCGATCGAGGCGCCGTTGTCGGTACCGTGCGCGAAGCGGACGAAGTACTGCATGACGCCGGAGTCGTCGATGCCGACGGCCCACCGCGACTTGCCGTAGACGTGGTAGGTGCCGGGGCGGAGGTTGTCCTCGTCGCTGCCCGAGACCGGATAGGTGCGCTCGACGGTTCCGTCCGAGCCCACGATCCACACCCGCTGCTCGGTCTGGGAGAACACCGCACGCTCGCCCTTGCCCGAGCCCGCCGGGAGCGCGGTGCTCTCCGGGGCCTCAGCGGCCTTCGCCGAAGCCGAAGCCGAAGCCGAAGCCGTCGCTTCCACGCTCGGCGTCGCAACCGCCGACGGCGTCGCGACAGCGGACGGCGAGCTGCTCGGCGTCTGCGCCGCAGCGCTCTTCGGCAAGGAGGCGGCAGCGGCGGCTGGGTCGGTCGCCACCGACCTGTCGGGTGAGCTGGAGAAGAGCCCGAACCCGGCGAGGACGGCGACGAGCGTGACCACCGTCGCCGCGGTCAGCAGCCCGATCCGCCCCCATCGGGGCCGGACCTGTGCGCGATGTCGGCTCACGACCGGCGGCCCCGCGTGCTCCGTTCGACCAGGTGGCGCGCCACGTCCCGATAGGCCTGCGCGCCCTTGCTCGAGCGGGAGGTCGCGAGGATCGAACGGCCGGCGGCAGGCGCCTCGGCGAACTTGATGGTCTTCGGGATCGGCGGCTCGACCACGTCGAGCCCGTAGGTCTCCGAGATGGTCTCGAGCACCGTGCGCGCGTGGGTGGTGCGCCCGTCGTAGAGCGTCGGCAGGACGCCCCACACCTCGAGGTCCTTGTTGGTGAAGCGGCGTACGTCGTGGACGGTGTCGAGCAGCTGCCCCACCCCACGGTGGGAGAGCGTCTCGCACTGCAACGGCACCAGGACGCCGCTGGCAGCCGTCAGCGCGGCCACCGTCAGCACCCCCAGGGACGGCGGACAGTCCAGCAGGACCCAGTCGTAGCCGTCGATCTCCTCCAGGATGGCCTTGAGCACGTGCTCGCGGCCGGTCCGGGTCAGCAGGTCGGCCTCGGCGCGGGCCAGCTCGATGGTGGCCGGGAGCAGGTCGACGCCGTCGTCGGTGTGCACGATGACCTCGGCCGGTGCGGTGCCCTTGGTGAGCACGTGGTGCACCGAGAGCTCCAGGTCCTCCGGATCGATCCCGAGGGAGAAGGTGAGGCAGGCCTGAGGATCGAGGTCGACCAGCAGCACCGTATGGCCGAGCTCCGCCAGCGCGGCGCCCAGCGAGGCGACGGAGGTGGTCTTGGCGACGCCGCCCTTCTGGTTGGCGACGGCGAGCGTGGTGGTCATCGGGACCATCATGCCCGACACCCGGCGAAGTCGGTGTCAGACTGACGGCATGTCCGAGACTGCACTCATCACCGGTGCCACCGCCGGCATCGGCCTCGCCTTCGCGCGCCAGCTCGCCGGCCAGGGGCACGACCTGGTCCTCGTCGCCCGCGACAAGGGCCGCCTGGAGGAGGTCGCCGCCGAGCTCACCGACGCGCACGCGATCCAGGTGGAGGTGCTTGCGGCCGACCTCGGGGACCGCGCGCAGCTGGCGGCCGTCGAGGAACGCGTCGCCGATGCCTCGCGCCCGGTGGACCTCCTGGTCAACAACGCCGGCTTCGGCCTCAAGCAGCGGTTCCTGGACAACAGCGCCGACCAGGAGCAGGAGATGCTCGACGTGTTGGTGGTCGCCGTACTGCGCCTCTCGCACGCCGCGCTCGGCGCGATGGCGGCGCGCGGACGCGGCGGCATCATCAATGTCTCCAGCGTCGCCGCGTTCCTCCCGCGCGGGACCTACAGCGCCGCGAAGGCCTGGGTGAACAGCTTCGGCGAGTGGGCCTCGCACGAGTACGCCGAGCGTGGGGTGCACGTGATGACGCTGTGTCCCGGCTTCACCAAGACCGAGTTCCACGAGCGGATGGGGGTGGCGCGCGACTCCGCACCGGGGTTCATGTGGCTCGAGGTCGACGACCTGGTCGCGACGGCGCTCAAGGACTACCGCAGGAAGAAGGTCTTCTCGATCCCGTCGGCGCAGTACAAGGCGGTGGTCGGCGTGACCCGTGCGATCCCGAAGGGCCTGCTCCAGCGGTTCCAGTCGCTGGGTCGCAAGTGATCCGCGTCGTACGCCGGGCTACGCGGTCTCGATGAAGACCCGGACCGCGTCCTCGACCATCTGCACCGCGATCGCGGCCAGCAGCAGACCGGCGATGCGGGTCACGAGCATGACGCCACCCTCGCGGATGAGCTTGAGGATCGGCAGCGAGTAGCGCATCACCAGCCACAGTGCGACGTGGACGGCGATGACGCCGAGGGCGACGGCGGAGAAGTCGGCGAAGTCGTGCACGCGGCGGGAGAAGACCATCGTGGCGACGATGGCGCCCGGACCGGCCAGCAGCGGGGTGCCGAGCGGGACCAGCGCGATGTTGGTGTCCCCGCTGGTCGGCGCCTCGTCGGACTTGCCGGTGAGCAGCTCCAGCGCGACCAGCAGTAGGAGCAGCCCGCCGGCGCACTGCAGCGAGGCCACCGAGATGCCGAGGTAGTCCAAGATGGCCTGACCGAAGAACGCGAACGCCGCGATCACGCCGAAGGCGACCAGCACGGCCTGCCAGGCGGCCCGGCGGGCGGTCGCCTCGGACCGGCCGCTGGTCAGCGAGAGGAAGATCGGCACCGTGCCGACCGGGTCCATGATGACGAACAGCGTGACGAAGGTCTCCGCGAAGAGCGCACCGGTGATCACGGCAACTCCACCACGGGAGTACGCCGTCCCGCCGCCGCCGACGCCGCTGCGGCCCTCTCCAGCAGTCGGTGCAGCTCGGTCGGATCGGTGGTGTTCACGCCCAGAGGGTGCCCGGTCTTCCCGGTCCCGTGGTAATCGCTGGAACCGGTGACGACCAGGCCCAGGTTGCGGGCGATGGCACGCAGGGCGTCGCGGGCCTGGGCGGAGTGGTCCTGGTGATCCACCTCGAGGCCGCTCAGGCCGATCGCCGCCAGCTCGGCGAGGCGCTCCTCGGACGGTTCGCGCCGTCCGCTGCGGCCCCACGGATGGGCGATCACGCTGACCCCGCCGGCCTCGGCGATCAGCCGGATCGTCTGCTCCAGCGGCGCGTTGTACCGGTCCACGAACGCCTCCCGCCCCCAGGACAGGTAGCGGTCGAAGGCCTCGTCGCGGTGTCCGACCACCCCCAGCGCCACCAGCGCGTCAGCGACGTGCGGGCGTCCAGTGGCGGCGGCGTCCGCTGATTGCTCGTGCACGTCCTCCTCGGTGATCGGGATGCCGATCTCGCGCAGCCGCGAGACGATCGTCGGCACCCGCGCCGAACGGCCCGCCAAGACGTGCTCGAGCTCGGCGACGAGACCGGGGAGGGTCGGATCGAGCAGGTAGCCCAGCAGGTGGACACTGCGCCCGGCGTACTCGGTGCTGATCTCGATACCCGACACCACCGTCACACCGTGCTCGGGTCCGACGGCGAGGGCCTCGGACCAGCCGGCCGTGCTGTCGTGGTCGGTGATCGCCACGACATCGAGCCCGCTCGCGGCGGCCGCCGCGACCAGCTCGGCCGGCGAATCGGTCCCGTCGCTCACCCGCGAGTGGGTGTGGAGGTCGATGCGCACCCTGGGAGCGTACTCACCAGGTTCCGTGCGGCCCGCCGAAGGGAACCTCCACGAGCGCCATCCCGAGCCCCGAGACGTCGCGCAACAGCCACTCCTCGTGCAGGAGCAGGATCG from Nocardioides sp. BP30 encodes:
- a CDS encoding MarC family protein encodes the protein MITGALFAETFVTLFVIMDPVGTVPIFLSLTSGRSEATARRAAWQAVLVAFGVIAAFAFFGQAILDYLGISVASLQCAGGLLLLLVALELLTGKSDEAPTSGDTNIALVPLGTPLLAGPGAIVATMVFSRRVHDFADFSAVALGVIAVHVALWLVMRYSLPILKLIREGGVMLVTRIAGLLLAAIAVQMVEDAVRVFIETA
- a CDS encoding L,D-transpeptidase: MSRHRAQVRPRWGRIGLLTAATVVTLVAVLAGFGLFSSSPDRSVATDPAAAAASLPKSAAAQTPSSSPSAVATPSAVATPSVEATASASASASAKAAEAPESTALPAGSGKGERAVFSQTEQRVWIVGSDGTVERTYPVSGSDEDNLRPGTYHVYGKSRWAVGIDDSGVMQYFVRFAHGTDNGASIGFHTIPTKGGKPLQTVAQLGQRLSHGCIRQKTSDAIAMWDFASVGTEVVVVA
- a CDS encoding DEAD/DEAH box helicase, with product MTTFRDLGVMPEICDALESKGIVEPFAIQEMTLSVALQGTDLIGQARTGTGKTLAFGIPVVQRSVSPTDPDYVDLPQGKPQALIVAPTRELALQVYGDITLACSHRGLRTVAVYGGVGYEPQIEAMETGVDIVIGTPGRLIDLANRKVLDLSHVHALVLDEADEMLDLGFLPDVEKLLSLTPETRQTMLFSATMPGAIVALARTHMRHPMNIRAESSYENATVPATAQFVYQAHDLDKPEMIGRILVGSEGVDKVVVFARTKRQAQRVADDLTDRGFNAGALHGDMAQVAREKTMQRFRDGKVQILVCTDVAARGIDVTGVSHVINYTTPDDEKTYVHRIGRTGRAGASGIAVTLVDWADVHKWKMINKALDLPFDTIVETYSSSEHFLHDMGIPKGTKGRLKKAESAPKAERPASKDGERAERAPRNRSRSRTRSRGGEVVSGTPDAAASSDSAVADGAVADGVYAGAGEGDAKPARARRRRRRPSGTKPAGEAAPAAE
- a CDS encoding ferritin-like fold-containing protein, coding for MVASVAPDLTDPHYRAAIVDLLGAIGYGEISACERLTEDAGRAPSLADKLELLQLAQVQFAQVQPILDGLRQLDADPYEAMAPFRAPIDAFHAYTAPADWWESLVKAYVGDNLVRDFYREFAVHLDEHTRSIIASTLAEERSEFVVERVRAGIEADHLIAGRLALWGRRIMGEALTQTQHVAAERETLSEVLAGGVIDSLDLASIAEIFGRITRRHIERMGRLGLEH
- a CDS encoding SDR family NAD(P)-dependent oxidoreductase, with product MSETALITGATAGIGLAFARQLAGQGHDLVLVARDKGRLEEVAAELTDAHAIQVEVLAADLGDRAQLAAVEERVADASRPVDLLVNNAGFGLKQRFLDNSADQEQEMLDVLVVAVLRLSHAALGAMAARGRGGIINVSSVAAFLPRGTYSAAKAWVNSFGEWASHEYAERGVHVMTLCPGFTKTEFHERMGVARDSAPGFMWLEVDDLVATALKDYRRKKVFSIPSAQYKAVVGVTRAIPKGLLQRFQSLGRK
- a CDS encoding ParA family protein, which produces MTTTLAVANQKGGVAKTTSVASLGAALAELGHTVLLVDLDPQACLTFSLGIDPEDLELSVHHVLTKGTAPAEVIVHTDDGVDLLPATIELARAEADLLTRTGREHVLKAILEEIDGYDWVLLDCPPSLGVLTVAALTAASGVLVPLQCETLSHRGVGQLLDTVHDVRRFTNKDLEVWGVLPTLYDGRTTHARTVLETISETYGLDVVEPPIPKTIKFAEAPAAGRSILATSRSSKGAQAYRDVARHLVERSTRGRRS
- a CDS encoding PHP domain-containing protein, which encodes MRIDLHTHSRVSDGTDSPAELVAAAAASGLDVVAITDHDSTAGWSEALAVGPEHGVTVVSGIEISTEYAGRSVHLLGYLLDPTLPGLVAELEHVLAGRSARVPTIVSRLREIGIPITEEDVHEQSADAAATGRPHVADALVALGVVGHRDEAFDRYLSWGREAFVDRYNAPLEQTIRLIAEAGGVSVIAHPWGRSGRREPSEERLAELAAIGLSGLEVDHQDHSAQARDALRAIARNLGLVVTGSSDYHGTGKTGHPLGVNTTDPTELHRLLERAAAASAAAGRRTPVVELP